Proteins from a genomic interval of Candidatus Rokuibacteriota bacterium:
- a CDS encoding glycine zipper domain-containing protein has product MTTTHRIVSGMTAIVFAAALSGCASAPATPTIYAYPAQGQTPQKQAQDGSECQTWAKQQSGWDPATSTAKGAGIGLAIGALTGAAAGAAIGAATGHAGTGAAIGAAAGGVGGAAYGGTSQYGKGQAGYDQAFGACMSARGYTTK; this is encoded by the coding sequence ATGACCACAACGCATCGCATCGTCTCAGGGATGACAGCCATCGTGTTCGCCGCGGCGCTCTCTGGCTGCGCGTCCGCGCCGGCCACGCCCACTATCTACGCCTATCCGGCCCAGGGCCAGACGCCCCAGAAGCAGGCACAGGACGGGAGCGAGTGCCAGACCTGGGCCAAGCAGCAGAGCGGGTGGGATCCGGCGACGAGCACGGCGAAGGGCGCCGGCATCGGGCTGGCCATCGGCGCGCTGACCGGCGCGGCGGCAGGAGCCGCCATCGGTGCGGCCACCGGACATGCGGGCACGGGCGCGGCGATCGGCGCCGCGGCCGGCGGCGTCGGTGGCGCGGCCTACGGCGGGACCAGCCAGTATGGGAAGGGCCAGGCGGGCTACGACCAGGCCTTCGGCGCCTGCATGAGCGCCAGAGGCTACACGACGAAGTAG
- a CDS encoding biotin-dependent carboxyltransferase family protein, with product MPSVLIHDAGPQTTVQDLGRRGSLRVGIPPSGPMDREAFLLANRLVGNADDAAGLECTLIGPRIEFADERWVAVTGADMPVTLNGAAMPRWAAFEVEAGEVLRLGPAASGVRGYLAVSGGIDTPPALGSRATYLRGQLGGLEGRALRKGDCLPLGPASGGAPAEVHEEIIPDYTVEPTVRVVLGPQDDRFTKRGIAALFDAPYEMTSQSDRMGARLRGERIEHTRGHDIISDGVALGGIQVVGDGQPIVLLADRQSTGGYTKIGTVCSFDIGRVAQVKPGQRLRFRRVTVAEAHEFLRAYRRELDDAIPFPSA from the coding sequence ATGCCGAGCGTCCTCATCCACGACGCGGGACCGCAGACCACGGTCCAGGACCTCGGCCGGCGCGGATCGCTGCGGGTGGGCATCCCGCCGTCGGGCCCCATGGACCGCGAGGCCTTTCTCCTCGCCAACCGCCTCGTGGGCAACGCCGATGACGCGGCGGGGCTCGAGTGCACGCTCATCGGGCCGCGCATCGAGTTCGCCGACGAGCGCTGGGTCGCGGTCACGGGCGCCGACATGCCCGTCACGCTCAATGGCGCGGCCATGCCGCGCTGGGCGGCTTTCGAGGTCGAAGCGGGTGAAGTCCTGCGGTTGGGACCGGCGGCCTCGGGAGTGCGCGGGTATCTCGCCGTTTCCGGCGGCATCGACACGCCGCCCGCGTTGGGCTCGCGCGCCACCTATCTCCGCGGCCAGCTCGGAGGCCTCGAGGGAAGGGCCCTCCGCAAGGGCGACTGCCTGCCGCTCGGCCCCGCCTCGGGCGGCGCGCCCGCCGAGGTCCACGAGGAGATCATCCCCGACTACACGGTCGAGCCCACAGTGCGCGTGGTGCTCGGGCCCCAGGACGACCGCTTCACCAAGCGCGGCATCGCGGCGCTCTTCGACGCGCCGTACGAGATGACGTCGCAGAGCGACCGCATGGGCGCCCGCCTCCGCGGGGAGCGCATCGAGCACACGCGCGGCCACGACATCATCTCCGACGGCGTGGCGCTTGGCGGCATCCAGGTCGTCGGCGACGGTCAGCCCATCGTGCTCCTGGCCGACCGGCAGTCCACGGGCGGCTACACGAAGATCGGCACGGTATGCTCCTTCGACATCGGGCGGGTGGCCCAGGTCAAGCCGGGGCAGCGGCTGCGCTTCCGCCGCGTGACCGTGGCCGAGGCCCACGAGTTCCTGCGCGCCTACCGCCGCGAGCTCGACGACGCGATCCCATTCCCCTCAGCCTAG
- a CDS encoding aspartate aminotransferase family protein encodes MTLETLVNDYKAKTSRSRQMYEEALRVMPGGNSRTTTFFDPYPFYITRGAGARIWDADGAERLDFNGNYTSLILGHAHPSVVEAVAEQATRGMSFPGPSEHEVKLAGLLTQRIPSMEVVRFANSGTEATMNAVRAARAFTGRSKLAKFEGAYHGTHDWVLVSVSPDPAKSGSRKRPKPVAYSAGVPDTVLKLSVILPWNDADACVKILEKQGRDIAALIVDPLMANAGLLVPQPGFLERLREVTERLGIVLIFDEVISFRVAPGGAQQRFGVRPDLTTLGKIIGGGLAVGAFGGRAEVMNYYDPRGGKGRISHGGTFNANPVTMAGGVATMQELTPDAYAKLDALGDRLRAGVKRVLSKNKQPAQVTGLGSLFWIHWTKKRLSDYRSSRPADAERPLRTFMALLNDGVLLTQRGLGCCSLAMVDADVDRFLEAFGRVVEKEA; translated from the coding sequence ATGACCCTCGAGACTCTCGTCAACGACTACAAGGCCAAGACCTCCCGCTCGCGCCAGATGTACGAGGAGGCGCTCCGGGTCATGCCGGGCGGCAACAGCCGCACGACGACCTTCTTCGACCCGTACCCCTTCTACATCACGCGCGGCGCTGGCGCCCGCATCTGGGACGCCGACGGCGCCGAGCGCCTCGACTTCAACGGCAACTACACGAGCCTGATCCTGGGCCACGCGCACCCGTCGGTCGTCGAGGCCGTCGCCGAGCAGGCGACGCGCGGCATGTCCTTCCCCGGGCCGAGCGAGCACGAGGTCAAGCTGGCGGGGCTGCTGACCCAGCGCATACCGAGCATGGAGGTGGTCCGCTTCGCCAACTCGGGCACCGAGGCGACGATGAACGCCGTGCGCGCCGCGCGCGCCTTCACGGGACGGAGCAAGCTCGCCAAGTTCGAGGGCGCCTACCACGGCACGCACGACTGGGTGCTGGTGAGCGTCTCGCCCGACCCGGCCAAGTCGGGCTCGCGCAAGCGGCCGAAGCCTGTCGCATACTCGGCCGGCGTGCCGGACACCGTGCTCAAGCTTTCCGTAATCCTGCCGTGGAACGACGCCGACGCGTGCGTAAAGATCCTCGAGAAGCAGGGGCGCGACATCGCCGCGCTCATCGTGGATCCGCTCATGGCCAATGCCGGCCTGCTCGTGCCCCAGCCGGGCTTCCTCGAGCGCCTGCGAGAGGTGACGGAGCGTCTCGGGATCGTCTTGATCTTCGACGAGGTCATCTCATTTCGCGTAGCGCCGGGCGGGGCGCAGCAGCGCTTCGGCGTCCGGCCGGACCTGACCACGCTCGGCAAGATCATCGGCGGCGGGCTCGCCGTCGGCGCCTTCGGCGGGCGCGCGGAGGTGATGAACTACTACGACCCGCGCGGCGGCAAGGGACGGATCAGCCACGGCGGCACCTTCAACGCCAACCCGGTGACCATGGCCGGCGGTGTCGCGACGATGCAGGAGCTGACGCCCGACGCCTACGCGAAACTCGATGCCCTCGGCGATCGCCTGCGCGCCGGCGTCAAGCGCGTCCTGTCCAAGAACAAACAGCCCGCGCAGGTGACGGGGCTCGGCTCGCTCTTCTGGATCCACTGGACGAAGAAGCGCCTGAGCGACTACCGCTCGAGCCGCCCCGCGGATGCCGAGCGGCCGCTCCGCACCTTCATGGCGCTCCTCAACGACGGCGTGCTCCTGACCCAGCGAGGGCTCGGCTGCTGCTCGCTGGCCATGGTCGACGCGGACGTTGACCGCTTCCTCGAGGCGTTCGGCCGCGTGGTCGAGAAAGAGGCGTAG